In Pantoea phytobeneficialis, one genomic interval encodes:
- a CDS encoding RepB family plasmid replication initiator protein translates to MADKESENKALLEPFLSVTKNSGEVIQLHPNKNNTVQPVALMRLGLFVPTLKSTARGKSGAMASTDATKELKNLSLVKAEGYEKITITGARLDMDNDFKTWAGIIQSFSRYPSKGDTVTLPFIDFVKMCGIPSANSSAALRKRLDASLRRIATNTLSFEGNGKAYHTHLVQSAYYDREKDVVRIQADPKLFELYNFDHKVLLQLRAISRLKRKESAQALYTYLESLPTNPAPISLARLRMRLNLGSKTTTQNHVVRRAMEQLKEIGYLDYSEVKRGRSVFFIIHSRTPKLDGISNLESIDSLEDLDFED, encoded by the coding sequence ATGGCAGATAAAGAGAGTGAAAACAAGGCGTTACTTGAACCTTTTCTGTCGGTGACAAAAAACAGCGGTGAAGTTATTCAGCTCCACCCTAACAAAAATAACACCGTACAACCGGTGGCGTTAATGCGCCTTGGACTGTTCGTTCCGACATTGAAGTCAACTGCACGCGGTAAATCAGGCGCAATGGCCTCCACCGATGCGACCAAAGAGCTGAAGAACCTCTCGTTGGTGAAAGCTGAAGGTTATGAAAAGATTACCATCACCGGTGCCAGGCTGGATATGGATAACGATTTCAAAACCTGGGCCGGGATCATCCAGTCATTCTCACGCTATCCGTCAAAAGGCGACACGGTGACGTTGCCGTTTATTGATTTCGTTAAAATGTGTGGCATTCCTTCGGCGAACTCCTCAGCGGCCCTGCGTAAGCGTCTTGACGCCTCATTACGTCGTATCGCCACCAATACCCTTTCCTTTGAAGGTAATGGTAAGGCTTATCACACCCATCTGGTGCAATCGGCCTATTACGATCGTGAGAAGGATGTGGTGCGTATTCAGGCGGATCCTAAGTTATTCGAACTGTATAACTTCGATCATAAGGTTCTGCTGCAACTGCGTGCTATCTCGCGGCTTAAGCGTAAGGAATCTGCTCAGGCGCTGTATACCTATCTGGAGAGTCTGCCAACTAACCCTGCCCCTATTTCGCTGGCGCGTCTGCGTATGCGTTTAAACCTGGGTTCTAAAACCACGACACAAAACCATGTGGTTCGTCGCGCGATGGAGCAGTTGAAGGAGATTGGTTATCTCGACTATTCCGAAGTGAAGCGTGGGCGCTCTGTGTTTTTCATTATCCACAGTCGAACCCCAAAACTGGACGGAATCAGTAATCTGGAGAGTATCGACTCTCTGGAAGATTTGGATTTTGAAGACTGA